The following is a genomic window from Cucurbita pepo subsp. pepo cultivar mu-cu-16 unplaced genomic scaffold, ASM280686v2 Cp4.1_scaffold000713, whole genome shotgun sequence.
tttcAACCACTATTTCGAACGTAGAAGGAAATGCATCGTGTTGAGACTGAACTTAGGGATGATCAACCTACAGAGTGTAAAAATAACAGATTAAACTGATGCAGTAAGTAAACTTACAATTCGAACGCTTACAGATTGTTTGATACTTGAACAACGTTCTCTATGACCCTGTTTACGTAGAGTTTATCAGACATGTCAGGCATGTAGTGACGTCTCTGCTCattattgataattttatatatttatataatattaatgaaataaaataattttaattgggtatgtgaaaaataataaattaatgagaTTTAAAGGAAGGCCTAgtcatattaattaaaataatagagGAGCTGGtacaattattgaaattacGTGGCAGAATGTTATTGGATGTTatcttcttaattttcatattctagaACTAAGCGTAATTTCTTTTActtaactttttctttttataaataaacgCGTTTCTCTCCTTTgttattctaaataaaaaaaatgttttatttaaataattgagaaaaaaaaaatagttttcttttttataaaattttgtatttttacgTTTGAACTTTAATAATTTCTGGCCGGTGTCGTGCTCtggataccatttgtaacagtctgatattgtccattttagtccgttacgtatcgtcgttagcctcacagttttaaaacgtaactattaggaagagattttcacaaccttataagaaatagtTCGTTCTCTCTTCCATCAATGTAGGATCTTACACGTCCAATcgtataatatataaatatgacaAATATTTTAGCTATCGATTACAAATTTcacataataattttgattataaaataaattttttttgttcatacgTACATTTATGTAATGTTAATGATATTGTCATACGTATGATTTTCGTTAAATGCACTTTATGAATTATAATGAATTTTAGTATAAAGTTGAAAGTCAAAACGAGAGCGccaaacaaacataaatgtcGCATTAATGGTAGTTGTAATAACCATAGTTGTGGTCAGAccaattctcaattttttttttttctctaaactttcaaattatttattttagtcgttgaattttttaatttattccagTTTGATCCCAgaatttttaagtatttttaaaattaactatatactcgattaatttaattcaactcaatctaaTTTTTAGACAAATCTATGAACGAACTCagtccataaaattttaatttatttgaactcaactcaaataagttcataaccgAGCGATTTGTATTGGATTGATTTGAGTTTTTCGAATCATCaggtattttgaatttatcggttggagagtggaacgaaacatttctagaaatagtgtgaaaacctccaaccgtgaggctgataacGATACATaagggtcaaagcaaacaatatctacgagcagtgagcttgagtcgttaaagtttaaaagtacAAGGATCAAAATagaatgaattttgaaaattgaaggaccaaaactaaaatttaggaACTGGAATAgaacaaatttgaaagctCGGGACCCAAATGAAACTTAAACATGACAATAATTATTAGACGATGTTCGGGACACATGGCTAAATATCTACATGTCTGTTGTTTTAATAACCTAGAATCACAAGTCACATGTTTTTGTTGGAAACGAATtggtcttttcttttatggtttGATGGTTAGTTTgccctttttcccttttccattCCATTATTTCAAGCTCTCCTTTTTCAACCAAAAGGAGGCTTTTGtcttcttgaattttcttccTAGTTTATGTGTTCATACTTCCcggtttctctctcttttcgttcTCTTTTGAAGGTTTCAACGCTAGCAACCTCGACCACCAATATATCACTGTCTTCTTTTCAGTAAAGGCGTATGGTTTCCAAGTTTTCAACCTCGGTTTGGCTTAGCTCAGCTGAACCTATTTGATACTCATTTTTGTAACGactctaaattttctacttaacaTAAGGTCGCTAATGTACACATATCATAAACGTTTAATGCAGAATTAACTCTATTGATTCTTTATAATAACATCAACGTTTAAACGTGTatgtttcatttaaaatattatctatttctttcctttttattgTTAGTTCattagaatgaaaatgaagtaaCTTTTTGTAACgcttaaatgaattaattactTCAATTAATACGGTCgattaaaaagtcaaattttgacattaaatctaattataaaaaattaatagaaaatctGTACGTTCCAATTGATTATTTACTTGAGATAAATGTTGCAATTTTAACCTTcaaatattaatgtaaatggACATTAGAgttaaattgtttttgttgaaattatgaattaaaaaaaataataatggttaatttatgaactttttttttttgtgtgtgaaatttttttataattgaaattaatgaatttatatataaaaaaaaataattataatttacctttttaacttaaaaaggtaaatttaatgaaaaatttatgattcagttaaaaaattatttatattttaaaaatataattgttgttgagttaaaaaattgagagacaaatttttaggttaaattaataaagaaaatcctaaactttcaataatatatataaataaataaaaattaaaaatttggataatattttttaatttaaaaaaatatataattttgaggaaaactttattattttgattttaaaatactcttaaacttttttaaaatttcattattctaaattaattttcaaaaatattttttagacaaaatattttatttttaaagtttaaggatgTTCTTAACATCTTTTAACGGTATTTTTTAccgtttaaaaaaattttaaaacttttttgaaaaaaaaaaattaaatgtattattaagacaaatagaaattaaattaaattaacccGAAATTAGCGATCGGGAGtgattttagatttattgataaatagaaattaaatttgaacagtgactaaaaatagattaaaacaAATAGTATTTAAACCATTTATTCACAAactccaaatttcaaatagtATTGATATAGACGTTGCTGATTCCCGAAGGAAAGCGTCCGCCCGCAGCGGCGCCGACCACCGCACAACCCTGCATTCATTGCGGCGGAGCGTTGTAATTGTCGTActgtattttaattaatgtggCTTTGATTTCACTCACTTCCTCGACGACTGTTCATCAAAAGGCGTGAACAGAATTGAGAACGTGTCTGTACCTTATAAGCCCACGATATCTGATTGCATCGCTCCAGACTTTTTAGTTCCAATAACTTTTGTGCGTTTCAATTGATTTGCCTTATTCAGGCGAATTTCTTCACAGGCGGATCGAGTTTGATTATTGTGAGTATCGGATTCATTGTATTCGTTCATTGTTTGGCTCCATTTCCTGAATGCTTTGCTGGATCTCGGCTGTTTCATTCGTTGTTTCgttttaccatttttcttgtttaatttCCTATCGGTCTGAGCTTTGTTGGATCTTAATCGCTTGATTGATGGAATGATATTTGTTTGTGATTCTTTTTGAGGATTTCATAAGTTTGAGATCTGTTTGATCTGTGATTTTGAGCATTGCAGATTAAGTATTTTGAGATTTGTCGGTTGTTGAAGTGTACCTGGAAATGGAGAATGGTGATCAGTTCACGCAGTTTTCTGATGCTAAATATGAATGTCTTCTCTTTGGTATTACATTTGGGGATTTtaatgttttccttttcaatttcaaagttGAGAGTGAATAGTTTTTGATAGCAAAGAATTATGTGTTTACTTTCAGATCTAGATGACACCCTTTATCCTTTAAATTCTGGTTTGTCAAAGGAAGTCTCCAAGAACATTCAAGGTTAGTTTGAatttcctttctcctttccCCTAACATTTGGGGCTGATAGAGTTTAGGACAGTGTGGCTCTTCATATTTCTATGATGTTCTTCATTCTGATGTGAATTGACATGGGACAATGGAGTTTaggttatttttcttgttgttttatggaattggatgaattttgttactttttcttGTAGAATTTATGATTGAAAAGTTAGGCATTGAGGAGAACGTGCCTGAATTGTGCATTTCCTTGTACAAGATTTATGGGACAACACTGGCTGGTCTTAGAGTAAGTTAAAACATCACGGCCTTTTGCTTGATCTTTCTTCATAATGATTGGATTCTGTGTCATTGTCGTTTTATCGTGATTGCAGGCTATCGGTTATGACTTCGACTACGATGATTTCCATAGGTATCTACCTTTTGATATTCATTAGTGTTTATGTTTGAGAATTTTGAGTTATATTCATAAtgtgttctgttctgttctgcaGTTTTGCTCATGGAAGGTTGCCTTATGATAGGCTCAAGCCTGACCCTGTATTAAGGAACCTTCTTCATAGCTTACCGATTCGAAAACTTGTAAGTAGCTTTATCGACATTCGTTACATGATTCGATGTCTTCTCGTGTTTCACCAAGTGATTTGATTGTTACGCTTTCTTTTCGGGTTTCTGTCTTACTTGTGAGCTCAGCTATTCACCAATGGTGATATGGCCCATGCAACTAGAGCGCTGCAGAGACTTGGGTTAGAGGACTGCTTTGAAGGGATTTTATGCTTTGAGACTTTGAATCCTAATAAGGAAACAGTTGTTGATGAGGCAGCAGGGTCTGTGGTTTTTGATATAGATCAGTTTATGAGCAGTCAAAACTCTGATATTGATCTGCCGAAGACACCAATCATCTGCAAACCATTTGAAGAGGCATATAAGCAAGTTTTCGAGATCGCCAATATCAACCCGCAAAAAACTGTAAGTGAAGAACAGATTAGAATTAACTTTAAATGAGCTTTTCCAACACTTTGTGttacggcccaagcccaagcccacctaGCAGATAGTCCACTTTTTGctaacttttttcttctctcaaagTGTAACGACCTACGGCCATGATTAGAAATCTGGATTcgatatcggttggagaggggaaaaaaGCACCCCTTATAATGTTgaacaaatgactccaaaagaccCTTataatgttgaacaaaggactccaaaagaaaaggagtcaaaggcgtagtaaaaaatgacttaagactccaaaaggaaaggagtcgagccttgattaaggggggcgtactttgttcgagaggggaggtgttggatgaaagtcccacatcggctaattggcatactatctccattggcatgaggccttttggggcaacccaaagcaaagccataagagcttatgttcaaagtggataatatcgcAAAGCTATAAGAGcatatgttcaaagtggacaataataccattgtgaagagtcgtgttcatatCATACCTTGGGCctttatgaaaaatgtttcgttccacaCCTTTATCAAGAACATTGCTCCATGACCCTtgtat
Proteins encoded in this region:
- the LOC111785758 gene encoding uncharacterized protein LOC111785758; this encodes MENGDQFTQFSDAKYECLLFDLDDTLYPLNSGLSKEVSKNIQEFMIEKLGIEENVPELCISLYKIYGTTLAGLRAIGYDFDYDDFHSFAHGRLPYDRLKPDPVLRNLLHSLPIRKLLFTNGDMAHATRALQRLGLEDCFEGILCFETLNPNKETVVDEAAGSVVFDIDQFMSSQNSDIDLPKTPIICKPFEEAYKQVFEIANINPQKTLFFDDSVRNLQAGKSVGLHTVLIGSSQQINGVDYAFESIHNIREGLPELWDTMEKLENVSYSEKVAIETSVRA